The DNA segment CTTGGGGACCTAAAGAGTTGCGAGAAACGATTGCGCAGGCTGCAAATATTGCTGGAAAACTTGAAGCCTTACCGAGTGAGCCTTTATTACAGCAAGTTCCGATATTGCGAGCAGAAATTATAAGCAATCAGGGATTGGTTTGCTTGGTTTTAGATCGTGATGAAAATACTTATCTCGTCGTGAAAGAAATATTGGGAAACTCCCACGAAGTGGTCTGGAGTCAAGATGTCAATTCTGCTTTATCCGTTTTGACCAGCCGCTCCGTGGCTATTATGGTGACCGAACTGAGTTTAGGGGATGTGGATCTGAGCACAATGATCAAGACGCTCAAGCAAGAACATCCTGAATTATTGACCATTATTCTGACCAATTTTAAAGATACTGCGCGACTCGTTGAGTTGATCAATCAAGCTCAAGTGTTTCGTTATTTGCCAAAACCAGTTCGGAAGGGTCTACTCGGTAAGAGTATTGAATCGTCGATCGTACGTTATCGTACGTTAAATGCCCAGCCAGAACGCCTTGAAACACAAGTTGTAGAGAGCATTCAAGATCCGTTACAAAAGGCGGAGTCGAATAAGGTAGCAGACTTTCTTGCTCAGTTACGTGCGAAAATTAATCGTAGCTTAACTGCGGGGCTTTAAGCGTTTAAAATAGTGCACTCCTTCAAGACAACATGTTTGTTCCTGTGGAGGGGTGTCATTTCCAACTGAAGCTAATCCTATAATACTTTCTACAGCAGCACATTTTTCACGGATTAAAACTGTGTAATCCTTTAGCCTGAACACGAATTCATATAAACTATCGTATATTCAAAACATGTCATGTTTCAATATTTTCGAGTACCTTTGTATGTCCGATACCAACCAACAAAATTTATTAAAACAAGCTGTTGCACAAGCGGCGTTGGCTCATTTGCCCAAAGGGGGAGTGATTGGT comes from the Aquirhabdus parva genome and includes:
- a CDS encoding response regulator produces the protein MQEKPKILLVDDEERILRSLSMLLRTQYQIFATSDGHEALRILGQEKIHVIISDQRMPIMTGTELLSKAKEIAPDTIRILLTGYSDADAALDALNDGEIFRYINKPWGPKELRETIAQAANIAGKLEALPSEPLLQQVPILRAEIISNQGLVCLVLDRDENTYLVVKEILGNSHEVVWSQDVNSALSVLTSRSVAIMVTELSLGDVDLSTMIKTLKQEHPELLTIILTNFKDTARLVELINQAQVFRYLPKPVRKGLLGKSIESSIVRYRTLNAQPERLETQVVESIQDPLQKAESNKVADFLAQLRAKINRSLTAGL